The following DNA comes from Corynebacterium lizhenjunii.
TGGTGGAGCTCTATGCGGAGGAACCCGGCATCGCGGTGCCGAAGGATTCCATCTTTGCAGAAGTAGGAGAGCCGGTGCACAGTGATGATGTGGCAGAAGAAATCTGCAACTATCGCACCCCGGCCGATGGAAGAGTAGACGTGGCCGCCGTGCGCGCGGGATTGCAGGTGGTGGGCGCCAACGTGGGGGTGGTGTACGCCCCGCGGCCCTTGCTGAAGGTCCTGGCAAAGAAGCAAGTAGTGGATCTGGGGCTGCGGGACTGGCAAGGCCCCCACACGGTGGTGTCCCTGGTGTGGCGCAAGGTAGACGATAAAGAAGCCATTCAAGACTTTGTGGGTATTTGCAAGGGGCGCACCCCCAATTCCTCCCGCACGAGCGCTACCAAGAAGACGGCACGGGAGAAGACAAGAGCTAAGCAAGAAAGGCGCCTTCAGGCCAGCGGGCGCAAACCGTTATCGAAACGTAAGAAAGGCACCAGCCAGGGCAAACGCCGGTAAATGCGGGTAATGGCAGGCTAGTGGTGGCGTCGGAGGTTGAAAGAATCCTTAAGATTTCGTTAAGGTCGATCAGTGTTGCGCCGCTAAGGTGCACATGACTAACACAACGTGAAAAACGTTGATAAACGTTTACTGAAAGGATCTAGACCATAATGAAGACTATGACTCGTCGCGTTGCCGCCGGATTTGCCGCTACTACCCTGACGCTGGGTTTGGCGGCTTGCTCTAGCGACGACGCCAAGCAGGCACAGGATTCTGCGGGCTCCGTGGCTGCGGAGGCCACCTCTGCTGTTGGTGATGCCGCCACTGCGGCCAAGGATAAGGCTGATGAGGCGATGGGCAGCACGGCCAACTCGGCTGAGAACTCCGCTGAGAACACCTCTGGCGCTAACGCCGAGGCAGGAGAGACCGTAACCATCGCCACCGCAGCCGGTGAGGCAGAGGTCCCGGCGGCCTTCGCTACCGCGATTGAAGACCAGGCGGCTCAGTGGGGCATCGACCCACAAGCAATTATGGACATCCACACCACCGACGCTGGCTCCCTGGCCGTGCTGGCGGAAGACAAGCTAGTGGCCTTTGATAATGAGTCTGCGCACTCGGTTCCGGTCATTGGCAAGATTGCCCAGACCTACCTGAACGAGGGCGGCCTGGACTCTGGCCTGGGTCTGCCGCTGAGCCCAGAGCAGGTGTTGGACCAGGGCACCGGGTGGATCCAGGAATTCGCTGGTGGAAGCATCTCCTGGCTGCAGGACGCGGCCGGTGAGTTCGGCCCGGAGATTGAGAAGAACTAGGGCGCGGCGAATGGCAGACAACAACGGGCAGGACTTTGTGCTGCGGCCTTTCCGCAGCGCAGACTACCCCCAGATGAAGGCCATTTACGAACACGGCTTGGATACCGGCCATGCCACGTATGAGACCAAGGCCTTAACTCTGGAGCAGTTCCACAACTCCAAGATCATGGCGTCGGTGTTCGTCGCCGTAGAAAGTGGCGATGATTCGAAGGTCCTGGGCTGGGTGTCCGCAGCCCCGATTTCTTCGCGCAGCGTGTTCCACGGAGTAGTCGAGGATTCTATCTACATTCATCCTGACGCCCGCGGGCGCGGGGTGGCCGGCGCGCTGTTGGATAAGCTCATCGAGGTGTGCCAGGAACTGCACAAGTGGGCCATACATGCGTGGATTTTCCCGGAAAACACCGGGTCCGCCGGGCTGCACGAGTCCCGCGGCTTTGTCAAGGTGGGTACATTCTCTCACTTGGCAAAGATGACCTACGGGGAGCTGGCAGGGCAGTGGCGGGACACTGACGTCTATGAGCTGTTGCTGCCCAAGCCGGGGGCTTAAGAAATAGTTTCCTTGAGGTGCTCCTCAGTAATCGGGAGCACCAAAAGTAGGGCTGCGATGGCCAGGGGCACCATCAGTGCGATGACGGGGGTTAGGCCGTCGTTGTATGCGTGGAGCACCACCTCCCGGATGGGGTCCGGGAGGGCGGACACGCTACTGGGGGTAAGACTTGATGCACCCGAGTGGGCGAACTCTTGAGCGTAGGCGGCACCTGCATCCCCCATGCGGGCAAAGGCTTGGGGGAGGTTGGCTTCCAGCTCGTTTTTCATGTTGTGAATGAAGAAGGAACCCACCAGGGAGGCACCCAGGGCGCCGCCGATCTGGCGGAAGAAGTTGTTCGCCGCAGTGGCGGTGCCCACCAGCGTGAGGGGGAAAGAGTTCTGCACGATGAGCACCAGGACCTGCTGCACAAACCCCAAACCGATGCCGAAGACCAGGAATTCCACCCCTAGCTGTTGCAGGGAGGTCTGCGCGCTCAAATGCGACATCCACCACAAGGCGGCGGCGGTAATGGCCAGCCCGATGATGGGGTAGGCCTTGTAGTGCCCGGTGCGCGCGATGAGGAAGCCCACTGCGGTGGAGGTGATGATAAGTCCCACCATCATGGGGATCATCATCAGGCCGGCTTGCGTGGGGGTGAGGGTGTGCACCATCTGCAAATAGGTGGGCATATAACCCAGCACACCGAACATGGTCAACCCCAAAACGGTGGTCGCACCGGTGGTGAGCACCATGTTGCGGTTCTTGAACAGTTCAATGGGGATCAAGGGCTCATCGGCACGGGATTCCACCACGATGGTTGCGGCAATGCCCAGGACTACCGCAGCAGCCAAGCTCAGGATGGTTGGGCTGGTCCAGGCGTACTCAGAGCCGCCCCAGGTGGTCATGAGGATAAGACAGGTGGTGGTAATGGCGATGGTGGTGGCGCCGAGGGCATCGAAACGCTTCAGACTTACCTCCCCGACGCGCAGCTTGAGCACCAGGGTGCATACCGTCATGGCGAGAAGACCTAAGGGAATGTTCATCCACAAACCCCAGCGCCAGCCGGGGCCATCGGTAAACCAGCCGCCTAGAACTGGGCCTAGGACGGAAGAAAGGCCGAAGACTCCGCCCATGATGCCCATGAACTTGCCGCGTTCACGCGAGGTGGTGACTTCTGCGATGATTGCCTGGGAGGAGATCATCATAAAACCAGCGCCGAAACCTTGAATGGCCCGGCCAATGATCAGCACTGCCATTGATTGCGCGAAGCCGCCCAAGGTGGAGCCCACGACAAAGACGCCGATGCCGCCGATGTAGAGCCACTTGCGCCCCACCATGTCCCCGAGCTTGCCAGACAGTGGCATGCCGATGGTCATTGTGGTCAAAAACGCTGAGATGACCCAGCTCATGTGCTCGACCCCACCCAGCTCGCCCACGATAGTAGGCAGGGCTGTGGAGAAAATCATTTGCCCCAGCGAGCTCATGAGCATGGTCAATACCAGGGCGGAAAATACCAACGGCAGGTTGTGGGTGGGTTTAGCTACCATGACAGTCCTTTCGCGGTAGAGGTTAAGAGCTCGAAGGCGACATCGAGCCGCTGGGGTAGAGAGGCACCCGAGTCCATGGCGGGGGCGGACAGGGCTATCCACACCGCTTCACGCGTCAGACCGCTCAACGCCATGGCCTCGGTGGCGGCGCAGACCTGTGGCAGCCTGCGCAACTGCGGGGTGCGCTCTAAGCGCTGCTCGATAAGCGAGGTCAGCTCTTGTGACTTGGCTTGCTTGCGGCTTAGTGCGCTCAAAGCGACATCGCGGTCAGAGCTGATGCGCTGGCGCCGCGCAGCGATGTCATCGTTGGCATGGTGGGTAGCCATGTGGTCGATAATCAGCGCCCGGATGAGTTCCAAGATGGATTCGGCGTCGGTGTTCAGGAAAGCCTCGCGCTGCGCATCGGTGAAGTCGGCAGCAGGCGTGCCAAGCACCGCGGCGTCTTTGGAGTCGAAATAGTTAAAGAAAGTGCGCCGGGAAATTCCTGCGGCGCGGCAGATGTCCTCCACTGTGACAGCCCGGAAACCGCGTTCGTCCACCAGTGCGGTGGCGCAATCTTCGATGCGGTGGAGGGTCGCGAGGCGCTTTTGCTCGCGCAGGGAGAGTTCTTCTTGCACGGCGTGCAACTTTACACCCAGTGCAAGAATTAGCCAAAGTGGGCCCCGGGCTATTGCTCGGGGCGGCTATTGCTCGGCCCCAGCGCCGCTTCCCGCGGGGTAGCTATTGCTCCAGGCTCAGGTTTGCCTCGACCGGGGCGACGCCCTCCTCGTGGTAGCGTGCGGCAAGACCGGTGTTGGTGCGCGTAAAACTCCAGGTGCCGGCCGGAGTGCAGCCCTGCAAACCGGAAGCCTCAAAGACCACCTGGGAGCCCTCTGCGCGGGCGCTGTGCAGCCACACCTGGCAATCATCCTCCGGGTAGGTGAGTAACCCAGTAGTACCGCTCAGTGCCACCACTCCAGGCCAGGACTTCCCCTCTGAGTAAAAGTGCCCGGAATAGGTGCCGACCAACTCCTGGGCCGCGAGCGGTGCCGCCAGGGTCGTGGTAGGGGCTTCTTGGACAACTACGGGGGCTGGCTCGCGCTGGAGGGACACGTATCCGGCGGCAGCCGCTGCGCCAAGTGCTATCAGCAGCACAATGATGCCGGAGAGGATGACTTTGCGCCCACTGCGCTGGGTTTCCGGGTGCAGACTAGCAAAGCTATCGTGCTGGTTTCTGCTGCTCATGCCTATCCTTTCCGGGGATTCCTATCCGTGAATGCACAAAGCAGGCCCGGGCCATTGGCACAATGGTCCGGGCCTGCACGGCGGGGATGTTTAGAAGTTGTCGCGGTCGCGGTTGGTCATGGACAGCACGTCCAACTTCTTGTCCAGCTCTTCCTCCGTCAGCTTCTCGCCATCGACGAAGCCCAGGTCAATGACGGCCTCGCGGACAGTCATCTTCTGGTACAGCGCGTGCTTGGCAGCCTTAGCAGCATTTTCGTAGCCGATGTTGGAGTTCAGCGGGGTGACGATGGAGGTGGAGGACTCTGCGAACTTCTTCATGCGTTCCTCATTGGCCTCGATGCCATCAATGCACTTTTCTGCAAAGACGCGGGAGCCGTTAGCCAGCAGGCGCGCGGACTCCAAGACATTGCGGGCCATAACCGGGATGAAGACGTTGAGCTCAAAGTGGCCGTTGGCGCCGCCGAAAGCCACTGCGGCATCATTACCAATTACCTGCGCGGCCACCATGGTGACTGCCTCACAGATAACCGGGTTAACCTTGCCCGGCATGATGGAGGAGCCCGGCTGCAGGTCCTTGAGGTGGATTTCCGAAAGGCCGGTCAGCGGGCCAGAGCCCATCAGGCGGATGTCGTTAGCAATCTTGTTGATGGATACTGCCACGGTACGCATGGCACCGGAGAACTCCACCAGGCCATCGCGTGCAGCTTGGGCCTCGAAGTGGTTCTCTGCCTCCTTGAGCTGCGAAATCCCGGTGAGCTTCTTCAGCTCCTCGGTGACCTTGCCGCCGAAGTCAGCGGAGGTGTTCAGGCCAGTACCGGTAGCGGTACCGCCGATAGCCAGCTCGCCTAGACGCGGCAGGGTGGCTTCGATGCGCTCAATGCCCAGCTCGATCTGACGAGCGTAGCCGCCGAACTCCTGGCCCAGGGTGATGGGGGTGGCATCCATCAGGTGGGTGCGGCCAGACTTGACCACATCTGCAAATTCCTTGGCCTTAGCCAACAGGGAGTCATGGAGCACCTTCAGGCCCGGAATCAGGTCATTGACTGCGGCTTCCGTGGCCGCCACGTGGGTGGCGGTGGGGAAGGTGTCATTGGAAGACTGCCCCATATTGACGTGGTCATTCGGGTGAATCTCCGTGCCAGCCTGATGTGCCAAGGAGGCGATGACCTCATTGGTGTTCATGTTGGAGGAGGTACCGGATCCGGTCTGGAAGACGTCGATGGGGAAGGCATCATCATGCTTGCCATCTGCAATCTCCTTTGCGGCGGCGATGATGGCATCTGCCTTCTCCGCATCCAGGGCGCCAGAGTCCTTGTTGACCTGCGCACATGCGGCCTTGAGCAAGCCCAGGGCACGGATTTGTGCGGACTCCAAGCCGCGGCCGGAGATTGGGAAGTTCTCCACCGCACGCTGGGTCTGCGCGCGCCAGAGGGCATCAACTGGGACCTTTACCTCACCCATGGTGTCGTGTTCAATGCGGTACTCAGTCATGTAATCCACCTTTTATAGACGTGAAATGGAACTGGAAACGTAAAATGTGTAGCTCACATCTGCGCACCTATAGTATGCCTAATCTCAGCGCGGGCGTGAGCCACGGGGGTGGCTATTGCGCCGTGTTCGGCACGGTGTAATCCACCACGGAGTATTCCTGCAGCTTGGCCAGCTTGTGTACTGAGTCGATGTAGCGGATCGTGCCGGACTTCGAGCGCATAACCAGGGAGCGGGTGGTAGCACCGTTGGAACGGTAGGACACTCCGCGCAGCATATCGCCGTTGGTCACACCGGTAGCTGCGAAGTAGCAGTTTTCAGATGAGACCAGGTCATTCGTGGTCAGCACGCGGTCCAAGTCGTGGCCTGCAGCGCGAGCCTTTTCCGCCTCTGCCTCATCCTTCGGCCACAACTTGCCCTGAATCTCCCCGCCCATGCACTTCATGGCGCAGGCGGTGATAATGCCCTCTGGGGTACCGCCAATGCCCATCATCATGTCGATAGAGTTGGAGTCTTGGCAGGTGGCAATAGCGCCGGCAACATCGCCATCCATAATCAGCCGCACCTTGGCACCCGCGTCGCGGATATCCTGGATCAGCTGCTCGTGGCGCGGACGGTCCAGGACCACCACGGTGACCTCTTCGGTGCGGATGCCCTTGGCTTTGGCCACGGCCTCCACGTTGTCCTTGACGGAGGCCTCGATGTCAATAACCCCAACGGCTTCCGGGCCCACGGCAATCTTGTTCATGTAGAACACTGCGGAAGGGTCAAACATGGTGCCGCGCTCAGCGGCGGCAATCACGGAAATCGCGTTGGGGCGGCCCTCTGCCATCAGGCGGGTGCCGTCCACGGGATCAACGGCAATGTCCATGGCCGCGCCCTGGCCCGTGCCCACCTGCTCACCGTTAAAGAGCATGGGGGCCTCGTCCTTTTCGCCTTCGCCGATGACCACCACTCCGTTCATTTCTACGGAGTTGATGAGCTTGCGCATGGCATCCACGGCGGCGCCATCGCCTTCATTCTTCATTCCGCGCCCGACCCAGCGGCCCGAGGCCAGGGCGGCGGCTTCCGTCACCCGCACCAACTCCATGGCGAGGTTGCGATCGGGCATGTAGGACGTATTATCCGCTGAAACAGTCATGGGTTGGACGCTCCTTGGCAAGGTAGGGGGTGGTCGATAACATCCCCTTCATTGTTACACTTTTGCCCGGCTTGAACCCACCACTACACCCGAATGGGGAAGCGGCAGCTCACATGGAGTAAATGGGGCACCCTATGGGTATCCATGCCATACTTAGGAGCCGTGGCTGAAGAAAAACCCAAGATCTTTGAAGGCGGCCGGGACATGGTTCTGTCCTTGGGCGTGACCGTGCTCATGATGTTGGTGGTGGTGGGCGCAACCGGGCTGTGCACCATCAACCCGGAAGAAACCGACTACGCGCGCTCCAATCCCGTGGACTCGCGGACCTTCATCGACCTGGAATCGCGCACAACAGATACCCCACTGCGCCACCCTGACGTACCGGAAGGGTGGAGCCCCAATTCGGCCCGGCGCACTAGCCTAGCTGGGCAGAGCGCGGCCGTCGTTGGCTGGGTTACTGCCCAGGATGGCTTTGTCCAAGCCGCGCAAACCTCCGTGGAACTGGAGGACGCCCTGAAAAACTATGACGGCAACTACCGCGGGGAGCGCAGCACCATCGACGTCGACGGCACTCCGGTACAGGTTTATGCCAGTGATGAGCGCGGCGTGCGTGAGCTGTGGGGCTTCGATCTAGGCGATGCCCGCGTGATCCTCACCGGTTCTGCCTCTGAGGATGACTTCCGTACCCTGGTGCGTGCCTTCCGCGCCGCTGCGCCCTTAGCTCGCCCTTAGTTGGCCCTAAGCTGGCCCTTAACGGGAGCGGAAAGTCACTGACTCCACCTGGCCTTCCATGTCGGTGCGGACGTCGATGAGCTCGTGGGCCGTTTCCGGGGTAATACGATCCTTGCCGCAAAATACCAAGACTCTCTCCCGGGAAACCCCTGGGGTGATGGTGATGGCGGTGACCCCGGCGGCATCGTCAAGCTGCAGCACAATTGCATCGTGAAAGTAGCCCACCTGGGTGGCACTGCTGGTGTGGGGCGGGCCAAAAAACTCCTCCACTAGCGAGCGTGGATCCCCAAAGAGAATAGAACCGGCGGAGCCAGAAGCGGAGACAAAGTCCACCCGCTGGCCCGGATAGCCGTGAATCTGCATGTTTAGGACTCCTCCTTTGCAGCGCCCAGCGCGGCCTCGACCCGGCGCGAAGCCCCATCGAGGTGGTCCTCGCACGCCTTAGCTAGCGCTTCGCCGCGCTCCCAATACTTCAGTGACTCATCGAGCCCCATCTGGCCTAGCTCGAGGATCTTGACGGTCTCTATGAGTTCCTGGCGCGCTTGCTCATAACTGAGCTCTTCTACCGGCGGGAATGCGTCTTGGCCCGGGGTGCCGGTGGCGATGGTGTGCTCGGACATGGATGCTCCTTCAGCGGGGTTGTTTACACGGTTTTAACAGTCGGTGTGTGTGCGATTGATGGGTAGCGTAAGGCTGGGCTCAGTCTACCCGCCTAGTCGGCCGGGGTAGCCGCCATGGAAGCGGCGGTTATAGAGCCATCGCCCACGCGGATGCGCAGCTGGCTGCCCGGTGGGGCTTGCTGATACGACGTGACCACTTCCGGCCCAGAACCATCACGGGGGAGTACCTGCACCACGGAATAGCCGCGCGCCAACGTGGCGGCTGGGCCCAGCGCGCCCACCTGGTTGCGCAACGCCTCGATTCGACTGCGCTCTTGGCGCAGCTGGTGGGTGAGCTCCCGGCGGGCCAGTTGGCGTAGGCGGTCTAGCTCCTCCTGGGCGGCCTCAATTGGTGCATATGGATTCGCGAGCACCGGCCTTGAACGCAGCGCATTGAGCTGGGAGCGCTCCCGGTCCACCCAGCCGCGCAGGGCAGCCGCCATGCGTGAGCGCGCCGTGGCTAGCAGCTCGCGTTCCTCCAGCACGGAAGGGACTACGCGCTTGGCGGCATCGGTAGGCGTAGCCGCCCGCAAGTCCGCCACATTATCCAGGACTGGATTGTCTGGCTCATGGCCAATGGCCGAAACCACCGGCGTGCGCGCGGCAGCCACCGCGCGCTGCAGGGCCTCATCTGAAAAGGGCAGGAGATCCTCCACGGAACCCCCACCACGGGCAATGATGATGACATCGACATCCGGGTCAGCATCCAAGGTTTGGAGGGCCGCAATTACGGACGCCACCGCCTGCGTGCCCTGCACCGCGGCATTTTCTACGCGGAAGCGCACCGCCGGCCAGCGGTCCTGGGCCACCGAAATGACATCGCGCTCCGCATGGGAGCCGCGCGAGGTAATCAGACCAATACAGCCTGGCAGATAGGGCAGCGCTCGCTTGCGCTCCGGGGCAAATAGGCCCTCTGCCGCCAAGGACTTACGCAATAACTCGATTCGGGCCAACAGCTCGCCAATGCCCACCTGGCGAATCTCATCAACCATGAGGGAAAACTCGCCGCGGCCTTCATAAAAATTAGGCTTGCCGTGGACAATGACCCGGCCGCCCTCCTGCGGCCGCGGCTGCAGTGCCGCAAATTGGCGGGTAGGTATCCGCAACGCAAGGGACTTGTCCTGCTGCACGTCGCGCAGCGTAATGAAGGCAAAGGCCCACGTGGACTTAAAGCTAATCTGTGCTAACTGCCCCTCTACCCACAGATAGCCCAGGCGCTCAATCCAGCCCTTGACCTGTTCGTTGACCCGCGCGACCGGCCAGGGGGCTTCTGGAGTGGAGCTGGCACGTGCCATAAAAGTGACCTACCTTAGATTTCAGCGTGATAACCGGGGTGCTCACCCAGTGTATTGTTTACTGCTTTAACTCGGTACTCTGGGGGACATGACTGATGCAGGCAAGAATGTTCTCCTCGCAGCCCCCCGCGGCTACTGCGCCGGCGTAGACCGTGCAGTAGAAACAGTAGAAAAGGCCCTGGAGAAGTACGGAGCCCCCATCTATGTGCGCAAGCAGATTGTGCATAATCGCTACGTGGTGGAATCCCTCGCTGAGCGCGGCGTCATCTTTGTCGACGAGGCCTCCGAAGCCCCCGAAGGCGCGCACCTGGTCTTTTCTGCCCACGGTATTTCTCCCGCCGTGCGCGAGGAGGCCGAAGAACGCAAGCAGCTCACGCTGGATGCCACCTGCCCATTGGTCACCAAGGTGCACAACGAGGCCCGCCGCTTCCACCGCGATGGCTACCACATCTTGCTGGTAGGACACGAAGGCCACGAAGAAGTAGAAGGCACCGCGGGCGAGGCTCCGGAGGTCACTCACCTGGTTGATGGGGTAGAAGGGGTGGCCAAGCTGCCGGAATTTTTGCAGAATGAGAAGCTGATTTGGCTGTCCCAAACCACCTTGTCTGTGGATGAGACCGTGGTGATTGTCAATGAGCTGCGCAAGCGCTTCCCGCACTTGGAGAACCCCCCTTCAGACGATATTTGTTACGCCACCCAGAACCGCCAAGAATCCGTCAAGGCCATCGCACCCAAGTGTGATCTAATGATTGTGGTGGGTTCCAAGAACTCCTCCAACTCCGTCCGTCTGGTGGAGGTGGCCCTCGACGCAGGCTCTAAAGACGCCCACCTGGTGGACTTCGCCCGCGAGATTGACGAGTCCTGGCTAGACGGCGTGCGCACCGTAGGAGTAACCTGTGGCGCATCCGTGCCCGAGCTGCTGGTGCGCGAGGTGTTGGAGTTTTTGGATCAGCGCGGTTATAGCAATGTGGAGCAGGTGACCACCTCCACGGAGACCATTACCTTCTCCTTGCCGCGCGACCTGCGCCCGGCTCGCACTAAGTAGCCTCGCATACAGCAAATATCCTTGCTCGCACCAAGTAGCCCTGCTTGCAGCAAGTAGCCGACGTTAGTGCCCGCCGTAGAGGTCCTCATCCAACCTGCGGCGGGCTGGCTTGGCCGATGCCGCCCGCTCCCCACGCTTGCGTGCGCTCAACTCTTCACGGTTGCGTGCGCTTAACTCCGCCACGGTCAGGCGGCGCGCCTTGGACGCGGAATCTCTGTTGCGGCGCTCTGCCACAGCGGTGGCGCGCCGGGTGGCGGTTTCACGCTCACGCAAGTTCTGGGTCACCTTATTGGCGTGCCACAGGCGCACGACGGCTAAGAGCGCGCAGGCCAAAGTGACTATCAACAGTGGTGGAAACAGTTCCGCCAGGGGATAGGCCGAGGCGGCCAGGGTGGTTAATGACCACATGCTGCCCCCCACAGCACCGCTGGCGATGAGGGCCCACCCGCCGAAGAGGACAAAGACCGCGAAGAGGGGCGGGATCGAAGCCACGGTGAGGAAGAGTCCACGCAGATTGACCAGAAACGTCGCCCCTAGGGCGCCTAACGCAAAACAGATAACGAAGCCCCAGGACATGTGCTGGCTAAACAGGGCGATAACCAGGCCCAGGCTGAGGAAGAACGCATGCAACCCGCAGGCGGAAGCCGTCTTCATGCCAGCGCGCAGCGTGGAGCCCGATCTGCTGGAGCGGCGGGGTGCTGGGGCTTTGGACATGGCATGAGACACAAAAAGTTATCTTACCGTGACCTCACCGCCGGCGGGCAAAGGCTAGCCGCAAGCCGCCACATGCTCGCTAACACTCCTTGCACAACCCCGGCCATTACTTGCGCAACGTGTCGAACACCTTCGTAGAAATCCGGTCGAAGACATCCTTGGTGCGGCTGTGGGAGCGCACCCGGGAAGGTTGGAGGGAGGCGTCCATATCCACTACGTCCTCCAAGGAACCCAGAGGGGCAGTGGCTGGGGGAGTGGAGGGGGAATCGGCAGACTGAGCCCTGGCAGCACGCTGCACCCGGCCTTCTTCTTCCGTATAGGTGCCAATGAGGTAGCCAGCCACCGTGGCAAACTCCAGATCCTCGGCCTTTTTCTCCCCGGACTGCAGCTGCAAAATATCCTGCAGGTAGCGCCACATCACCGCAAGCGTGGCCACCACCGGAACCGCCAGGAAAGAGCCAATCAGGTTAAACAGCGCAGAGCCAATGGTCACCGAAATCAACACCACCACCGGGTGCAAGTCCATAGCCTTGGACTGCAGCCAAGGGCTGAGCACGTTGCCCTCTAATTGCTGGACCACCAGGACCAAAATCAGCACAATGATCGCTTTGGTAAAGCCCAGGGAGATCAAGGTGATAATCACCGAAAGTGCCCCGGCAACAATGGCGCCCACGAAGGGGATAAACCCGGCGATGAAGGTGATAATGGCCAGCGCCAGCGCCATCGGCACCTGCAGGATGACCAACCCTGCGCCAATAAAGACGGCATCGATTGCAGAAACCATTGCCTGGGCGCGCACAAACCCGCCCAGGGTATTCCAGGAACGCGTCAGTACCTCGGTGAGGTGCCAGCCAGCCAAGCGGCCGGTGGTGCCGCGCAGCCAGCCCAAGAACTTATGGCCGTCCTTGAGGAAGAAGAAGGTTAACACCAACACGATAAATAGCGTGACCAGCACGGAGGTGGCCAAACCAATGCCGGAGAAGACGCCGCCGGCAATAGCGCCGGCTTGGTTTTGGATCCACCGGGCGGCCTCATCAACATAATTGCCCAGGTCTTCGCTATCAATGTTTAGTGGTGGTCCTTGGACCCACAGCTGCAGGCGCTGGATGCCCTCCACTGTTTGCAAATACAGCGTGTGTGATTGGCGGACAAAGTCCGGGGCAATGAAGGCAAAGAGGCCGCCGAATATGCCAAAGAAGAGCAGGATGCACAAGATGGCGGCAACCGCAGAAGGCAGGCCTGCCCGGCGTAGCTTACTGGCCAGCGGCGCCAAGACTGTACAGACGATGAGCGCCAGGAGCACCGGGAGAATGCCGCGCCAGAAGCTGCCCAGCATCTGCGATAGGGCATAGAGGAATGCACCAATGATAAACAGCCGCAGCGCCCATAGGGATGCAGCCTTGACCATGTCTGCCACCACCACCGAACGGTCTACCTGGTCCCCGGGTGGGTGCGGGGAAATGGAGGCGAGCAGCTCAGGATCAACTGAGCCGTCGAGCTTTGCGGAAAGCCGGACGTTAGGGGCCTGGGATGGTTGGTCAGAACTCACGAGACTATCTTGCCTGAAAACTTTGGCAGTGCGTTAGGATTGGGCCCGTGAGTCTTACACTTGGAATCGTCGGCCTGCCCAATGTGGGCAAGTCCACGCTGTTTAACGCCCTAACCCGTTCCGACATTTTGGCTGCGAACTACCCCTTCGCCACCATTGAGCCCAATGTGGGCTTGGTCGAGCTGGCCGATGCCCGCCTCAA
Coding sequences within:
- a CDS encoding 4-hydroxy-3-methylbut-2-enyl diphosphate reductase; the encoded protein is MTDAGKNVLLAAPRGYCAGVDRAVETVEKALEKYGAPIYVRKQIVHNRYVVESLAERGVIFVDEASEAPEGAHLVFSAHGISPAVREEAEERKQLTLDATCPLVTKVHNEARRFHRDGYHILLVGHEGHEEVEGTAGEAPEVTHLVDGVEGVAKLPEFLQNEKLIWLSQTTLSVDETVVIVNELRKRFPHLENPPSDDICYATQNRQESVKAIAPKCDLMIVVGSKNSSNSVRLVEVALDAGSKDAHLVDFAREIDESWLDGVRTVGVTCGASVPELLVREVLEFLDQRGYSNVEQVTTSTETITFSLPRDLRPARTK
- a CDS encoding DUF4245 domain-containing protein, with product MAEEKPKIFEGGRDMVLSLGVTVLMMLVVVGATGLCTINPEETDYARSNPVDSRTFIDLESRTTDTPLRHPDVPEGWSPNSARRTSLAGQSAAVVGWVTAQDGFVQAAQTSVELEDALKNYDGNYRGERSTIDVDGTPVQVYASDERGVRELWGFDLGDARVILTGSASEDDFRTLVRAFRAAAPLARP
- a CDS encoding exodeoxyribonuclease VII small subunit; translated protein: MSEHTIATGTPGQDAFPPVEELSYEQARQELIETVKILELGQMGLDESLKYWERGEALAKACEDHLDGASRRVEAALGAAKEES
- a CDS encoding DUF6542 domain-containing protein, producing MKTASACGLHAFFLSLGLVIALFSQHMSWGFVICFALGALGATFLVNLRGLFLTVASIPPLFAVFVLFGGWALIASGAVGGSMWSLTTLAASAYPLAELFPPLLIVTLACALLAVVRLWHANKVTQNLRERETATRRATAVAERRNRDSASKARRLTVAELSARNREELSARKRGERAASAKPARRRLDEDLYGGH
- a CDS encoding AI-2E family transporter, with product MSSDQPSQAPNVRLSAKLDGSVDPELLASISPHPPGDQVDRSVVVADMVKAASLWALRLFIIGAFLYALSQMLGSFWRGILPVLLALIVCTVLAPLASKLRRAGLPSAVAAILCILLFFGIFGGLFAFIAPDFVRQSHTLYLQTVEGIQRLQLWVQGPPLNIDSEDLGNYVDEAARWIQNQAGAIAGGVFSGIGLATSVLVTLFIVLVLTFFFLKDGHKFLGWLRGTTGRLAGWHLTEVLTRSWNTLGGFVRAQAMVSAIDAVFIGAGLVILQVPMALALAIITFIAGFIPFVGAIVAGALSVIITLISLGFTKAIIVLILVLVVQQLEGNVLSPWLQSKAMDLHPVVVLISVTIGSALFNLIGSFLAVPVVATLAVMWRYLQDILQLQSGEKKAEDLEFATVAGYLIGTYTEEEGRVQRAARAQSADSPSTPPATAPLGSLEDVVDMDASLQPSRVRSHSRTKDVFDRISTKVFDTLRK
- the xseA gene encoding exodeoxyribonuclease VII large subunit, which encodes MARASSTPEAPWPVARVNEQVKGWIERLGYLWVEGQLAQISFKSTWAFAFITLRDVQQDKSLALRIPTRQFAALQPRPQEGGRVIVHGKPNFYEGRGEFSLMVDEIRQVGIGELLARIELLRKSLAAEGLFAPERKRALPYLPGCIGLITSRGSHAERDVISVAQDRWPAVRFRVENAAVQGTQAVASVIAALQTLDADPDVDVIIIARGGGSVEDLLPFSDEALQRAVAAARTPVVSAIGHEPDNPVLDNVADLRAATPTDAAKRVVPSVLEERELLATARSRMAAALRGWVDRERSQLNALRSRPVLANPYAPIEAAQEELDRLRQLARRELTHQLRQERSRIEALRNQVGALGPAATLARGYSVVQVLPRDGSGPEVVTSYQQAPPGSQLRIRVGDGSITAASMAATPAD